The following proteins come from a genomic window of Miscanthus floridulus cultivar M001 chromosome 2, ASM1932011v1, whole genome shotgun sequence:
- the LOC136536794 gene encoding uncharacterized protein: MCKSNVVRSAICVHVYRKWEYCGGTDDGPIQHVDLVLLVEKVFNSMVTASMVRSQANGIYVISRFRVSNAKSGYRPVDSPYMVEFTPHTTISVARTDMPGFPKYAYKITPIDALSAHAGDTKNFLGGFMFIELTVLFVLLYAYTNENKIIDTIEILVEVSEAYRVRLPNKLAPTLTRHFVLRDLSYSEMKITLWGHRAAAFTTNGVYNRNEAKPIIVLFVGGLMKFYQDTTLHLDLGNYNLSANAASRWYFNPPIPEARQFHGSLQGQRLEIRFVPVPREENGQAQAPAQRAEKTLRELNEMDPNDFADNGYRCTVTIGRLTPNVSWWFPSCSKSCVPDGAGYRCNACSNTSFKFKYKISFVALDGTDEAEMICFGDVARRIIGKTVQQLLRTSPHANTYPLDVTKIVSLRFTFAVALTQQSYYWQQNLPARVWEGMKPLLLERDWIFRMTVRIRYRVGEGSSLTPP; this comes from the exons atgtgcaaatctaacGTAGTGCGTTCAGCCATCTGTGTCCACGTCTACCGCAAGTGGGAGTATTGTGGTGGAACTGATGATGGCCCGATTCAGCACGTCGACCTAGTGCTTCTTGTTGAGAAGGTCTTTAACTCTAT GGTAACAGCATCTATGGTGAGATCCCAGGCGAATGGCATCTATGTTATCAGCCGCTTTAGAGTTTCTAATGCGAAGTCAGGATACAGGCCAGTCGATTCCCCCTACATGGTGGAATTCACCCCGCATACAACCATTTCTGTCGCAAGAACTGACATGCCTGGTTTCCCAAAGTACGCCTATAAGATAACACCAATAGATGCACTGTCTGCACATGCTGGTGACACCAAGAATTTCCTTGGTGGGTTCATGTTCATCGAGCTGACGGTTCTTTTCGTTCTGTTGTATGCTTACACTAATGAAAATAAAATCATAGATACTATTGAGATATTGGTCGAGGTGTCTGAGGCGTATAGGGTTCGTCTGCCCAATAAGCTTGCCCCTACACTCACCAGGCATTTCGTCCTCAGGGATCTAAG CTACTCTGAAATGAAAATTACTCTATGGGGACACAGAGCTGCTGCCTTCACCACTAATGGCGTTTACAACCGTAACGAGGCTAAACCCATCATTGTGCTGTTTGTTGGAGGCCTGATGAAGTTTTACCAGGATACTACTCTCCATTTAGAT CTAGGTAACTACAATTTGAGCGCAAATGCGGCATCACGCTGGTACTTCAACCCTCCTATTCCTGAGGCCCGTCAGTTCCATGGAAG CTTGCAGGGGCAGAGGCTTGAGATAAGGTTTGTTCCTGTACCGCGTGAGGAGAACGGTCAGGCGCAGGCTCCTGCACAGCGTGCGGAGAAGACTTTGCGAGAGCTTAACGAGATGGACCCAAATGACTTTGCT GACAACGGTTACCGCTGCACCGTTACTATTGGCCGCCTCACTCCCAATGTGTCATGGTGGTTCCCATCCTGCAGCAAGTCCTGTGTTCCAGACGGTGCTGGCTACAGATGTAACGCATGCTCAAACACCTCTTTCAAGTTCAA GTACAAGATTTCATTTGTGGCGCTAGATGGAACAGATGAAGCTGAGATGATATGCTTTGGAGATGTGGCACGCCGCATTATTGGGAAGACGGTTCAGCAGCTTCTTAGAACATCTCCCCATGCTAACACATATCCACTGGACGTGACAAAGATTGTTTCGCTGAGGTTCACTTTTGCGGTCGCCCTAACACAACAGAGCTACTACTGGCAACAGAACCTACCAG